GTTCTCATCTCACGCGCTATGAAGCGCGTGGGCGACTTGGGCCATCTTTTCAAGGATCACGGACTGCTGGCAGTAAGCAAGGCGATGTTTACGAATGCCACTCTTTGGGCCGGAGTCTTCTTCATGGCTCTGGGCTTCTTCAGCCTCATGACGGCTCTTTCCTGGAACGATGTCTCCCTGGTCGGTCCGGCTTCTGCCTCTCTAACCTTCCTCAGTAATGCTTTCGCGGCGAAATTATTTTTGCGCGAGCGCGTCGATCGGCGCCGCTGGATGGCTGCGCTGCTCGTAGCTGCCGGAGTCGCCTTGGTAGCGGCATAGCATGCAGTGTTATGCCGGGTGGAGCGGGCCTTCAGGCCTCCACTGAGAGATCCGAATAATGCCGCCTAGAAGCTCTGCCGCACTCGTTCAGTAACCTAGGTACCCTTTGACGCGCCACAATCGCCCCTTAGAATCGCGCCATCGATGATCGAACTGCGGAGCCTGCGAAAAGAGTATCCGAACGTCGTCGCCGTGGATAACGTCGAGGTCACCATACCCGAAGGCGACATCTATGGCTTGATCGGTCCCAACGGTGCTGGCAAAACGACAACCATTCGCATGGCGTGCGGCTTGCTTTCCCCAACATTCGGCTCCATCCGCATCTGCAAAATCGACGTCCATCGGCAGCCGGAACTGGCGCAGCGCAATATCGGCTATCTCTCCGATTTCTTCTCCGTGTATGAGGACCTGAAGGTCTGGGAATACCTCGATTACTTCGCCAATGCCTATAAAATGGCGCCGGAACAGATTCCCGCGCGCATCGACGAGGTGATCCACCAGGTCGGTCTGGAAGTGAAACGCGACGCGATGATTAAGGGTTTATCTCGCGGCATGAAGCAGCGCATGGGCATCGCTCGCGCGGTGATCCACAAACCCAAGGTCCTGCTGCTCGACGAGCCCGCTTCGGGGCTTGATCCCAAGGCACGAGCTGACTTGCGGAACCTGCTCTTAAGTCTGCGCGACTCTGGCGCCACTATCCTCATTTCTTCCCACATTCTTTCCGAGCTGGAAGGCTTCTGCACCTCCATCGGCATTATGGAGCGAGGACGCATGGTGCGCAGCGGCAAGCTC
The Terriglobales bacterium DNA segment above includes these coding regions:
- a CDS encoding ABC transporter ATP-binding protein, with the translated sequence MIELRSLRKEYPNVVAVDNVEVTIPEGDIYGLIGPNGAGKTTTIRMACGLLSPTFGSIRICKIDVHRQPELAQRNIGYLSDFFSVYEDLKVWEYLDYFANAYKMAPEQIPARIDEVIHQVGLEVKRDAMIKGLSRGMKQRMGIARAVIHKPKVLLLDEPASGLDPKARADLRNLLLSLRDSGATILISSHILSELEGFCTSIGIMERGRMVRSGKL
- a CDS encoding EamA family transporter, which codes for MKHLYTWVSILAVVLFSTVGDVLISRAMKRVGDLGHLFKDHGLLAVSKAMFTNATLWAGVFFMALGFFSLMTALSWNDVSLVGPASASLTFLSNAFAAKLFLRERVDRRRWMAALLVAAGVALVAA